A portion of the uncultured Bacteroides sp. genome contains these proteins:
- a CDS encoding Yip1 family protein, giving the protein MNYKELFKIALLLISSPAKAWEEICLHEDKRRVFTEFVYPMIGLCGLSVFAGSLFANGWGGPQSFQIAMTQCCAVAVALFGGYFLAAYAINYLGVRLFGMDNDVLLAQQLAGYSMVVTFLINIVIGLLPDFTVIGWLLQFYLIYIVWEGVPAVMSIDEKKRLKFTVMVSALLIFCPTIIQVVFNKLIVILN; this is encoded by the coding sequence TTGAATTATAAAGAACTTTTTAAAATAGCATTATTACTGATTTCCTCTCCGGCCAAGGCTTGGGAGGAAATTTGTTTGCATGAGGATAAGCGACGGGTCTTTACCGAGTTCGTTTATCCCATGATTGGTTTATGCGGGCTCTCTGTCTTTGCCGGCTCATTGTTTGCCAACGGATGGGGTGGTCCGCAAAGTTTTCAAATAGCAATGACGCAGTGTTGTGCTGTGGCAGTGGCACTGTTTGGTGGATATTTCCTGGCGGCTTATGCCATAAACTATTTGGGTGTGAGATTGTTTGGTATGGATAACGACGTGTTGCTTGCGCAACAACTAGCCGGATACTCCATGGTGGTTACTTTCCTAATCAATATCGTGATCGGATTGTTACCCGATTTCACAGTGATAGGTTGGTTGCTCCAATTTTATCTGATATACATCGTGTGGGAAGGTGTTCCGGCGGTAATGTCGATTGATGAAAAGAAGCGTTTGAAGTTTACCGTCATGGTATCTGCTTTGTTGATCTTCTGTCCGACTATTATTCAGGTCGTATTCAACAAGCTGATCGTGATACTTAATTAA
- a CDS encoding outer membrane beta-barrel protein, producing MKKLVLSVALMLAMSIACAQNSLPKGDTQFNVGVGLSDYGVPVYIGLDHAVSRDITLGGELSYRNYDDRWNSYDYDRHVWGISGNANYHFNNLMSIPRNWDFYAGLNLGFYSWDSPDGYHGDHTSGLGLGAQVGGRYFFNDKVGINLELGGQTEFSGGKIGLTIKL from the coding sequence ATGAAGAAATTAGTATTATCCGTAGCATTAATGTTAGCTATGTCGATCGCTTGTGCGCAAAATTCTCTTCCAAAAGGAGATACTCAATTTAATGTAGGAGTAGGACTTTCAGACTATGGAGTGCCTGTTTATATCGGACTAGATCACGCTGTTAGTCGCGATATTACTCTTGGTGGAGAACTTTCATACAGGAATTATGATGATAGATGGAATAGCTATGATTATGATCGTCATGTCTGGGGGATTTCAGGAAATGCTAATTATCATTTCAATAACTTGATGAGCATTCCCAGGAATTGGGATTTTTATGCAGGGCTAAACCTTGGGTTCTATTCTTGGGATTCACCCGATGGCTATCACGGTGATCATACTTCAGGCTTGGGATTAGGTGCACAAGTAGGCGGTCGCTACTTCTTCAACGATAAAGTAGGTATCAACTTAGAATTAGGCGGACAAACGGAATTCTCCGGTGGAAAGATAGGTCTTACGATCAAACTATAA
- a CDS encoding DMP19 family protein, producing the protein MIEVSDTALKAAAGEGMDEFIKVFTDKYQEAMGSEITAETMPLLTGEQHSLLAYQIFRDEIMIGGFCQLIQNGYGSYIFDNPFAKAMRLWGLDEFSKLIYRAKKLYDANREDLEKERTDEEFMAMYEAYEAFDDLEEEFFQMEEDLTERIAMYVDQNLELFAKIEK; encoded by the coding sequence ATGATAGAAGTATCTGATACAGCTTTGAAAGCTGCTGCGGGAGAAGGAATGGATGAGTTTATCAAGGTGTTTACTGATAAGTACCAAGAGGCGATGGGAAGTGAGATTACAGCCGAAACAATGCCGTTACTTACTGGCGAACAGCATTCGTTGCTTGCCTATCAGATTTTCCGGGATGAAATAATGATTGGTGGATTTTGTCAGTTGATACAAAATGGTTATGGAAGTTACATCTTTGATAATCCATTTGCTAAAGCGATGCGTTTGTGGGGTCTTGACGAATTTTCTAAGTTGATATATAGAGCAAAGAAACTTTACGATGCTAACCGTGAAGACCTAGAGAAAGAACGCACTGATGAAGAATTTATGGCCATGTATGAAGCATACGAAGCCTTTGATGATTTGGAAGAAGAATTTTTCCAGATGGAGGAAGATTTGACGGAGCGTATTGCTATGTATGTAGACCAAAATCTGGAATTGTTTGCCAAAATAGAGAAGTAA
- the smpB gene encoding SsrA-binding protein, with the protein MKLAPVNIKNKRATFDYELTDTYTAGIVLTGTEIKSIRLGKASLVDTFCFFANGELWVKNMHIAEYFYGSYNNHVARRDRKLLLSKKELKKLERGTKETGFTIVPVRMFINEKGLAKVVIALAKGKKEYDKRDSLREKDDRREMDRMFKH; encoded by the coding sequence ATGAAACTGGCTCCCGTAAATATAAAGAATAAACGCGCGACGTTTGACTATGAACTGACGGATACTTATACGGCAGGTATTGTGCTCACCGGTACAGAGATTAAATCCATCCGCTTGGGCAAAGCTAGCTTGGTCGATACGTTTTGCTTCTTTGCCAATGGCGAACTGTGGGTGAAGAACATGCACATAGCCGAGTACTTCTATGGCTCATATAATAATCATGTTGCGCGCAGAGACCGGAAACTATTACTCAGTAAAAAAGAACTGAAGAAGCTGGAACGGGGAACGAAGGAAACAGGATTTACCATTGTCCCTGTACGGATGTTCATTAACGAAAAAGGACTGGCCAAGGTGGTGATTGCATTGGCTAAAGGTAAAAAAGAATATGATAAACGTGATTCTTTGAGAGAAAAGGATGATCGGAGAGAGATGGACAGGATGTTTAAGCATTGA